Proteins encoded by one window of Centroberyx gerrardi isolate f3 chromosome 21, fCenGer3.hap1.cur.20231027, whole genome shotgun sequence:
- the LOC139928579 gene encoding uncharacterized protein LOC139928579 isoform X2 yields MSPSVTLIELCVCLLAAVSADSQEPLYKKVGDSVVLSPDLSSVTGSITSIVWKQGPRFAMEWDGKEVDSYRQFKDRGDLDIPTGELTITGLTREDSGLYTAEINYKVTSQTQLRVISPVSVPIVFTWCDAELTFCLLSCDGDTREAEPVSYSWKKGDTIKIELPKQHKITKEKDFSDTLFTCMLENPVSLESSEPIRNPLIHKSEEQKLKDKISSLTSVSIVLGVGVVLMFILLPILCLRGGYMKWEAVILKQEAGYMKREAEILQEEAGYMKWEADHWKKKWEILSAESNAAKGKSPSATGNEKARFKSSGKKDDVAMYCFSQQ; encoded by the exons ATGTCGCCTTCTGTAACTTTGATCGAGTTGTGCGTCTGCCTGCTGGCCGCAGTGAGCGCAGATTCCC AAGAACCACTCTACAAGAAAGTAGGTGACAGTGTTGTCCTCAGTCCAGATTTGTCTTCTGTGACTGGCTCCATCACCAGCATAGTGTGGAAACAAGGACCTCGCTTTGCCATGGAGTGGGATGGAAAGGAGGTGGATTCCTACCGTCAATTCAAAG ATCGCGGTGACCTGGACATTCCAACTGGAGAGCTGACGATCACAGGATTGACCAGAGAAGACAGTGGATTGTACACAGCAGAGATCAACTACAAAGTCACCAGCCAGACTCAACTCAGAGTCATCT CTCCTGTCTCTGTACCCATCGTCTTTACATGGTGTGATGCTGAGTTGACCTTCTGTCTTCTGAGCTGTGATGgagacaccagagaggctgaacCAGTCAGCTACAGCTGGAAGAAAGGAGACACGATAAAGATCGAGTTACCCAAGCAACACAAAATTACAAAG GAGAAGGATTTTAGCGATACCTTGTTCACCTGTATGCTGGAGAACCCAGTCAGTCTGGAGAGCAGTGAACCCATCAGGAACCCCCTCATCCATA AGTCTGAAGAACAGAAACTGAAGGACAAGATCAGCTCCCTCACCTCAGTCTCCATCGTCCTGGGAGTAGGAGTAGTATTGATGTTCATTTTGCTGCCGATACTCTGTTTGAGAGGAG GATACATGAAGTGGGAAGCAG TGATCCTGAAGCAGGAAGCAG GATACATGAAGCGGGAAGCAG AAATCCTGCAGGAGGAAGCAG GATACATGAAGTGGGAAGCAG ACCACTGGAAGAAGAAGTGGGAGATATTAT CCGCAGAAAGCAATGCAGCTAAAGGCAAAAGCCCATCAGCTACAG GAAATGAGAAGGCTAGATTCAAGTCAAGTGGAAAGAAGGATGATGTTGCTATGTACTGCTTTTCTCAGCAATGA
- the LOC139923161 gene encoding uncharacterized protein LOC139923161, translated as MSPSVTLTGLCVCLLAAVSADSQEPLYKKVGDSVVLSPDLSSVTGPITSILWKHGSDLAMEWDGKEVVSYRQFKDRGDLDIPTGELTITGLTREDSGLYTAEINYKVTSQTQLRVISPVPKPIVFTWCDAELTFCLLSCDGDTREAEPVSYSWKKGDTIKIELPKQHKITKEDDFSDTLFSCMLENPVSLESSKPIRNPLIHKSEGEQKLKEKNKSLTSASIGLGVGVGFMFILLLILWLRGETLQREAGYMKQEADLWMNLLEISAESNAAKGKSPSATEAESESKATSAATEERQPEEEGLMTADSQTTQEQEQ; from the exons ATGTCGCCTTCTGTAACTCTGACCGGGTTGTGCGTCTGCCTGCTGGCTGCAGTGAGCGCAGATTCCC AAGAACCACTCTACAAGAAAGTAGGTGACAGTGTTGTCCTCAGTCCAGATTTGTCCTCTGTGACTGGCCCCATCACCAGCATACTGTGGAAACATGGATCTGACTTGGCCATGGAGTGGGATGGAAAGGAGGTGGTTTCCTACCGTCAATTCAAAG ATCGCGGTGACCTGGACATTCCAACTGGAGAGCTGACGATCACAGGATTGACCAGAGAAGACAGTGGATTGTACACAGCAGAGATCAACTACAAAGTCACCAGCCAGACTCAACTCAGAGTCATCT CTCCTGTCCCTAAACCCATCGTCTTTACATGGTGTGATGCTGAGTTGACCTTCTGTCTTCTGAGCTGTGATGgagacaccagagaggctgaacCAGTCAGCTACAGCTGGAAGAAAGGAGACACGATAAAGATCGAGTTACCCAAGCAACACAAAATTACAAAG GAGGATGATTTTAGCGATACATTGTTCAGCTGTATGCTGGAGAACCCAGTCAGTCTGGAGAGCAGCAAACCCATCAGGAACCCCCTCATCCATA AGTCTGAAGGTGAACAGAAACTGAAGGAAAAGAACAAATCCCTCACCTCAGCCTCCATCGGCCTGGGAGTAGGAGTAGGATTCATGTTCATTTTGCTGCTGATACTCTGGTTGAGAGGAG AAACCCTGCAGCGGGAAGCAG GATACATGAAGCAGGAAGCAG ACTTGTGGATGAATCTGTTGGAGATAT CCGCAGAAAGCAATGCAGCTAAAGGCAAAAGCCCATCAGCTACAG AGGCTGAGTCTGAGTCTAAAGCCACCAGTGCTGCTACAGAGGAGAGACAACCAGAAG AGGAGGGACTGATGACAGCAGACAGCCAAACAACACAAGAACAGGAACAGTAA
- the LOC139928579 gene encoding uncharacterized protein LOC139928579 isoform X1: MSPSVTLIELCVCLLAAVSADSQEPLYKKVGDSVVLSPDLSSVTGSITSIVWKQGPRFAMEWDGKEVDSYRQFKDRGDLDIPTGELTITGLTREDSGLYTAEINYKVTSQTQLRVISPVSVPIVFTWCDAELTFCLLSCDGDTREAEPVSYSWKKGDTIKIELPKQHKITKEKDFSDTLFTCMLENPVSLESSEPIRNPLIHKSEEQKLKDKISSLTSVSIVLGVGVVLMFILLPILCLRGGYMKWEAVILKQEAGYMKREAEILQEEAGYMKWEADHWKKKWEILSAESNAAKGKSPSATEAAESNATRAATEERQPEEEGLMTADSQTTQEQEQ, encoded by the exons ATGTCGCCTTCTGTAACTTTGATCGAGTTGTGCGTCTGCCTGCTGGCCGCAGTGAGCGCAGATTCCC AAGAACCACTCTACAAGAAAGTAGGTGACAGTGTTGTCCTCAGTCCAGATTTGTCTTCTGTGACTGGCTCCATCACCAGCATAGTGTGGAAACAAGGACCTCGCTTTGCCATGGAGTGGGATGGAAAGGAGGTGGATTCCTACCGTCAATTCAAAG ATCGCGGTGACCTGGACATTCCAACTGGAGAGCTGACGATCACAGGATTGACCAGAGAAGACAGTGGATTGTACACAGCAGAGATCAACTACAAAGTCACCAGCCAGACTCAACTCAGAGTCATCT CTCCTGTCTCTGTACCCATCGTCTTTACATGGTGTGATGCTGAGTTGACCTTCTGTCTTCTGAGCTGTGATGgagacaccagagaggctgaacCAGTCAGCTACAGCTGGAAGAAAGGAGACACGATAAAGATCGAGTTACCCAAGCAACACAAAATTACAAAG GAGAAGGATTTTAGCGATACCTTGTTCACCTGTATGCTGGAGAACCCAGTCAGTCTGGAGAGCAGTGAACCCATCAGGAACCCCCTCATCCATA AGTCTGAAGAACAGAAACTGAAGGACAAGATCAGCTCCCTCACCTCAGTCTCCATCGTCCTGGGAGTAGGAGTAGTATTGATGTTCATTTTGCTGCCGATACTCTGTTTGAGAGGAG GATACATGAAGTGGGAAGCAG TGATCCTGAAGCAGGAAGCAG GATACATGAAGCGGGAAGCAG AAATCCTGCAGGAGGAAGCAG GATACATGAAGTGGGAAGCAG ACCACTGGAAGAAGAAGTGGGAGATATTAT CCGCAGAAAGCAATGCAGCTAAAGGCAAAAGCCCATCAGCTACAG AGGCTGCTGAGTCTAATGCCACCCGTGCTGCTACAGAGGAGAGACAACCAGAAG AGGAGGGACTGATGACAGCAGACAGCCAAACAACACAAGAACAGGAACAGTAA
- the LOC139928579 gene encoding uncharacterized protein LOC139928579 isoform X3, with translation MSPSVTLIELCVCLLAAVSADSQEPLYKKVGDSVVLSPDLSSVTGSITSIVWKQGPRFAMEWDGKEVDSYRQFKDRGDLDIPTGELTITGLTREDSGLYTAEINYKVTSQTQLRVISPVSVPIVFTWCDAELTFCLLSCDGDTREAEPVSYSWKKGDTIKIELPKQHKITKEKDFSDTLFTCMLENPVSLESSEPIRNPLIHKSEEQKLKDKISSLTSVSIVLGVGVVLMFILLPILCLRGGYMKWEAVILKQEADHWKKKWEILSAESNAAKGKSPSATEAAESNATRAATEERQPEEEGLMTADSQTTQEQEQ, from the exons ATGTCGCCTTCTGTAACTTTGATCGAGTTGTGCGTCTGCCTGCTGGCCGCAGTGAGCGCAGATTCCC AAGAACCACTCTACAAGAAAGTAGGTGACAGTGTTGTCCTCAGTCCAGATTTGTCTTCTGTGACTGGCTCCATCACCAGCATAGTGTGGAAACAAGGACCTCGCTTTGCCATGGAGTGGGATGGAAAGGAGGTGGATTCCTACCGTCAATTCAAAG ATCGCGGTGACCTGGACATTCCAACTGGAGAGCTGACGATCACAGGATTGACCAGAGAAGACAGTGGATTGTACACAGCAGAGATCAACTACAAAGTCACCAGCCAGACTCAACTCAGAGTCATCT CTCCTGTCTCTGTACCCATCGTCTTTACATGGTGTGATGCTGAGTTGACCTTCTGTCTTCTGAGCTGTGATGgagacaccagagaggctgaacCAGTCAGCTACAGCTGGAAGAAAGGAGACACGATAAAGATCGAGTTACCCAAGCAACACAAAATTACAAAG GAGAAGGATTTTAGCGATACCTTGTTCACCTGTATGCTGGAGAACCCAGTCAGTCTGGAGAGCAGTGAACCCATCAGGAACCCCCTCATCCATA AGTCTGAAGAACAGAAACTGAAGGACAAGATCAGCTCCCTCACCTCAGTCTCCATCGTCCTGGGAGTAGGAGTAGTATTGATGTTCATTTTGCTGCCGATACTCTGTTTGAGAGGAG GATACATGAAGTGGGAAGCAG TGATCCTGAAGCAGGAAGCAG ACCACTGGAAGAAGAAGTGGGAGATATTAT CCGCAGAAAGCAATGCAGCTAAAGGCAAAAGCCCATCAGCTACAG AGGCTGCTGAGTCTAATGCCACCCGTGCTGCTACAGAGGAGAGACAACCAGAAG AGGAGGGACTGATGACAGCAGACAGCCAAACAACACAAGAACAGGAACAGTAA